One window of Tachysurus vachellii isolate PV-2020 chromosome 21, HZAU_Pvac_v1, whole genome shotgun sequence genomic DNA carries:
- the colgalt1a gene encoding procollagen galactosyltransferase 1 — MFGVLLCLLCLLNITGPVLGYFPEERWSPESPLLAPRVVIALICRNSAHSLPYFLGTIERLNYPKDRIALWVGTDHNADNTTYMLRDWLVSVQKLYHYVEWRPKEEPRAYSDEEGPKHWTNLRYAHVMKLRQAALESAREMWADYLLLVDCDNLLIDQDVLWKLIKENKTIVAPMLESRAAYSNFWCGMTSQGYYKRTPAYIPIRKRVRTGCFAVPMVHSTFLMDLRKEASRLLAFHPPHEDYSWAFDDIIVFAFSARMAEVQMFVCNKETYGFSSVPLRSHNTLQDEADSFLHSVLEVNVRHPPVEPSKYLRPSVRQPDKMGFDEVFMINLQRRTDRRDRMLHALRLQGIDCKIVAAVDGKAMNVSEIQNMGIHMLPGYSDPYHGRPLTKGELGCFLSHYNIWKEIVERGLKTSLVIEDDLRFEIFFKRRLMNLMAEVESEGLDWDLIYIGRKRMQVDHPEKAVPNIHNLVEADYSYWTLGYMMSLQGAKKLLKAEPLSKMMPVDEFLPVMFNKHPVSDYMEQFETRDLKAFSAEPLLVFPTHYTGEPGYISDTETSTIWDNEGVRTDWDRKRSRKTHEEEEISPEAQNSDVLQSPLDSMARDEL, encoded by the exons ATGTTCGGGGTTcttttgtgtctgttgtgtttgCTAAACATTACCGGCCCGGTTCTCGGATACTTTCCCGAAGAGCGCTGGAGTCCTGAATCACCTCTTCTGGCTCCGAGGGTCGTTATTGCTCTCATCTGCCGAAATTCGGCCCACTCCCTTCCTTATTTCCTCGGAACCATTGAGCGCTTGAATTATCCGAAGGACCGCATTGCACTTTG GGTTGGGACCGATCATAATGCAGACAACACAACATATATGCTCCGAGACTGGCTGGTCAGCGTACAGAAGCTGTACCACTATGTGGAATGGAGACCTAAAGAGGAGCCAAG GGCATACAGTGATGAGGAAGGACCCAAACACTGGACCAACCTTCGATACGCTCATGTGATGAAGCTTCGCCAGGCCGCACTGGAATCAGCCCGAGAGATGTGGGCTGATTATTTACTG TTGGTCGACTGTGACAATCTCCTGATTGACCAGGATGTGTTGTGGAAGCTGATTAAGGAGAATAAGACCATTGTTGCCCCGATGCTGGAGTCTCGAGCGGCTTATTCCAATTTCTGGTGTGGGATGACATctcag GGTTACTATAAGCGCACCCCTGCATACATCCCCATACGTAAGCGGGTGAGGACAGGCTGCTTTGCGGTGCCCATGGTTCACTCCACCTTCCTGATGGATCTGCGTAAAGAAGCGTCCAGACTCCTGGCGTTTCACCCTCCGCACGAGGACTACAGCTGGGCCTTCGATGACATCATAGTGTTCGCCTTCTCAGCCCGAATGGCAG AGGTgcagatgtttgtgtgtaataaagaGACGTATGGGTTTTCATCCGTTCCCCTGCGCTCCCACAATACGCTACAGGACGAAGCCGACAGCTTCCTTCACTCTGTTCTGGAGGTCAATG TGCGACATCCCCCTGTCGAGCCCTCCAAGTATCTCCGCCCCTCCGTCAGACAGCCTGATAAGATGGGCTTTGATGAG GTGTTTATGATAAACCTGCAGCGCCGGACCGATCGGAGAGATCGCATGCTCCACGCGCTCCGCCTGCAAGGGATCGACTGCAAGATCGTGGCTGCTGTTGATGGCAA AGCCATGAACGTGAGCGAGATCCAAAATATGGGGATCCACATGCTGCCGGGCTACAGCGACCCTTACCACGGCCGTCCTCTAACAAAAGGAGAACTGGGCTGCTTCCTCTCTCACTACAACATTTGGAAAGAG ATTGTCGAGCGTGGCCTGAAGACCTCGCTGGTGATTGAAGATGATCTGCGGTTTGAGATTTTCTTCAAGCGGCGCCTGATGAACCTGATGGCTGAGGTGGAGAGCGAGGGGCTCGACTGGGACCTGAT cTACATCGGGAGAAAGAGAATGCAGGTGGACCATCCAGAGAAAGCTGTGCCAAACATACACAACCTGGTGGAGGCAGACTATTCCTATTGGACGCTAGGTTACATGATGTCATTACAAGGAGCCAAAAAGCTGCTGAAGGCAGAACCACTGAGCAAGATGATGCCTGTAGATGAATTTCTTCCTGTAATGTTCAATAAACATCCTGt CTCAGACTATATGGAGCAGTTTGAGACGCGAGACCTGAAGGCGTTCTCGGCCGAGCCTTTGCTCGTCTTCCCCACTCACTACACGGGCGAGCCGGGATACATCAGCGACACGGAGACATCCACCATATGGGACAACGAAGGTGTGCGTACAGACTGGGATAGAAAACGCTCCCGGAAGACTCATGAGGAGGAAGAGATCAGCCCGGAGGCTCAGAACTCAGACGTGCTGCAGTCTCCTCTGGACAGCATGGCAAGGGACGAGCTCTGA
- the pgls gene encoding 6-phosphogluconolactonase, with amino-acid sequence MPGRRVVAFVSAAELGPALARLIVSRAEKAVSSGAPSFSLGLSGGSLVSILSKELPAVPDLDCSRWLVGFCDERLVPYDDPESTYGLYKNQLFSKLNLPDDRILAINPSLPVQQCAEDYASKLSKAFNTQETPVFDMLLLGMGPDGHTCSLFPEHPLLQEKQKTVASISDSPKPPPQRVTLTLPVVNAARCVVFVSTGGSKASVLKQVLEGGDGPVLPAALVAPTQGELFWLVDEPAAASLTLDVERAGPGAKL; translated from the exons ATGCCAGGCAGAAGAGTGGTGGCGTTTGTCTCAGCAGCCGAGCTCGGCCCTGCTTTGGCCCGTCTCATAGTGTCTCGGGCTGAGAAGGCAGTCAGCAGTGGCGCTCCTTCTTTTTCCCTCGGCCTCTCTGGAGGAAGTCTGGTGTCCATCCTGAGTAAGGAGCTGCCTGCGGTGCCAGACCTGGACTGCAGCCGGTGGCTGGTGGGCTTCTGCGATGAGCGGCTGGTTCCTTACGATGATCCTGAGAGCACTTATGGACTTTACAAG AACCAGTTGTTTTCAAAATTAAACCTTCCGGACGACAGGATTTTGGCGATCAATCCTTCCTTACCGGTGCAGCAGTGCGCAGAGGATTACGCCAGCAAGCTGAGTAAG GCCTTCAACACGCAGGAGACGCCGGTGTTTGATATGTTGTTGCTTGGCATGGGACCTGACGGACATACGTGCTCTCTCTTCCCAGAACACCCGTTATTACAG GAAAAGCAGAAGACTGTAGCTTCTATAAGCGACTCCCCTAAACCGCCACCTCAGAGGGTCACCCTGACGCTGCCCGTTGTGAACGCGGCCCGCTGCGTGGTGTTCGTTTCTACCGGAGGCAGCAAAGCCTCTGTGCTCAAG CAAGTACTGGAGGGTGGTGACGGTCCAGTTCTGCCTGCAGCCCTTGTTGCTCCGACACAGGGCGAGCTCTTCTGGCTGGTGGATGAACCGGCAGCCGCTTCATTAACACTCGATGTGGAACGAGCAGGACCTGGTGCTAAACTCTGA
- the LOC132864070 gene encoding zinc finger protein 37 homolog — MLTPLLDFQTRLADIMDTLAKTAVLEISKLVELECKILLSEVTRGQHEVDFLRKRLQLMEKHMSTNNTSQVGNTGTSTLFTSVQEHSSRAENHTSRAENHTSRAENHSSRAKNHSPRAENHSSRAENLSPRPENYFSRTESESFIKRECELEEFSRGDVDLIEATGTTEYGHTDREKQHNCLQQHHREKQTSEVKIKQEGFWDDELRGEKTRDEVNSTEETSSRHLSDECADRQNQAVNTEFSAHSEDRSCFENIFHAPEGSENEPTHVYPVPKPVRRRVASRFEEEKRFACPLCAKCFKCFSQLEIHKRSHTGEKPYRCTLCGKRYAQKGHLYTHQRTHTGEKPYRCMHCGKAFIQKCSLDMHQRTHTGEKPFICVKCGKGFTKKFNLNKHLAVHSEVTSGFSDLSGRTVNGPELRSPNV, encoded by the exons ATGCTGACGCCTCTTCTGGATTTTCAGACTCGTTTAGCTGATATTATGGACACATTGGCCAAAACGGCGGTGTTAGAGATCAGTAAACTTGTGGAGCTGGAATGTAAAATCCTCTTGTCTGAGGTAACCCGAGGTCAACACGAGGTCGACTTCCTGAGGAAAAGACTGCAGCTGATGGAGAAACACATGTCAACAAATAATACATCTCAGGTTGGAAACACTGGAACATCAACCCTGTTTACATCAGTACAGGAGCACAGCTCCAGAGCAGAGAACCACACCTCCAGAGCAGAGAACCACACCTCCAGAGCAGAGAACCACAGCTCCAGAGCCAAGAACCACAGCCCAAGAGCTGAGAACCACAGCTCCAGAGCAGAGAACCTCAGCCCCAGACCAGAGAACTACTTCTCCAGAACAGAGAGCGAGTCTTTTATTAAAAG AGAGTGTGAGCTGGAAGAGTTCAGCAGAGGAGACGTTGATCTGATCGAAGCCACTGGGACCACTGAATATGGCCAT ACTGATAGAGAGAAACAGCATAACTGTTTGCAGCAGCatcacagagaaaaacagacttCTGAAGTGAAGATTAAACAGGAGGGGTTCTGGGATGATGAATTAAGGGGAGAGAAGACGAGAGACGAAG TGAACAGCACTGAGGAAACATCCAGCAGACATCTCAGTGATGAATGTGCCGACAGACAGAATCAGGCTGTGAACACTGAATTTTCAGCTCATTCAGAAGACAGAAGCTGTTTTGAAAATATCTTTCATGCTCCTGAAGGATCAGAGAATGAACCTACACATGTGTATCCCGTCCCGAAGCCGGTCAGGAGACGTGTGGCCTCCAGATTTGAGGAGGAGAAGCGCTTCGCCTGTCCGCTCTGTGCAAAGTGCTTCAAGTGTTTCAGCCAGCTTGAAATCCACAAGCGGAGTCACACGGGTGAGAAGCCGTACAGGTGCACGCTGTGCGGTAAGAGGTATGCACAGAAAGgtcacctgtacacacaccagcgcacacacactggagagaagccatACCGCTGCATGCACTGCGGCAAAGCGTTCATCCAGAAGTGTTCTCTGGACATGCACCAGAGGACTCACACCGGAGAGAAACCCTTCATCTGTGTCAAATGTGGGAAAGGCTTTACCAAGAAATTCAATCTGAACAAACATCTGGCTGTACATTCAGAGGTCACATCTGGCTTCAGTGATCTGAGCGGCAGAACTGTGAACGGACCCGAGCTCCGTTCTCCAAACGTCTAA